GATTTACAACAAAGCATTTGAAGATTTGGAAATTGAAAAATGTGATTTGTGTGTAATTGACAGTTATCCTCAGGCAGATATTGAAAAAATTATCAAAAAAGCCGAAAAAATAGCTGACAATGTGCTGATAATCTAAATAAACATTTGCATATAAATTACAATAGCCGGAACAATCAGAACTCCCATTAAATGAGACTTTCCAACTCCAATATAATGCGGCAGCATTCCAAGGGCAGTAGATGTAATCAAAGCCAGAGTCATGTAAAAAATTGGAGCTTTATAATATAATGTAAAAATGTATAAAATCCCAATTTGCAGGATAATCACAGCTATTGATAATTTACGGTAATCAACTCCACCCATTAATTTTGAAAAAGAGTCCCCTAATTTTAAACATAAAATCAGAGATATTGAAACTGCTATTAAAGATGCAAAAATAAAAATCATCAAATGGCTGATTGACATATCTGAGATTAAATAAGACATATAAACTGCTATGCCGCTTCTGGGATTTCCAATTATATAAATTGCCATTAAAGAAAAAAGACAATCTGAAATATTCAAACCGGAAGTAGCCAGTAAAAAATTAACTGTATCATCTTCTGAATTATCATTTGTACCGCTAGCTGCCTGAACTATTACAGTTCCCTGAGCAGGACCAAATCCCGGCAGAAATCCCAAAATAGCTCCTGTAATTCCACCAGCAAAAATGCTTTTAAATTTATTGAAATCTATGTTTAATTCATAAAAACTGTTCTGATGAGGAATAGTCGAATTATCATTTAAACTAAATAAAATTGTACTTATCCCAAATAACCCTGAAAAAATACACATCAAAGAAACTCCTGATGAAATTGGAGTTTGGAAAATTGCCCATCCCAAAATTCCTGAAAGCAAAAACAGCAATAATGACCATGCAAAATCTCTTTTTGAATTTGTAAGGGCATAAGTTAAATAAACTGAAGCTGAAAGCAAAATAATCCAAGTGTATGGCTTTGTAAGCTCATGTAAAAAAGGCAATGTCACTGCAAAAACAGGCATCATCAAAATCGTAATTACAATTGCCCCAAATCCTCCAACGGCAACAATTCTTATAACTTCTTTTGACCTTCCCTGTAGAACCATTCTGTGGCCTGGAAGAATAGATGTTGCAGTTCCCTCCTGAGGAACTCCCAAAAGCATTGAAGGTACAAATTCTGTCAATGCATGGGCTATAGACATGGATACCATTAAAACGCATAAAAATTCAGGAGACAAGAAACCTAAAATGAATGCAGACGATGCAAAAAGTATTGCACCGGCAGTATTGACGTGAATCCCCGGAATCATCCCAGTTAAAGTTCCGATTAAAATTCCTATAAAACAAGCAAATACTAATTCTAACATAGCTATTAATTAAATTAACTGCAATTTATACTTTGTTTAATTTAAATAAGAATATTTAGCTAGTATTGAAAAAATGTATCCAAAAAAATTAAAAAAAAATAGTGGTGCAGAAAATAATCAATATTTAAAATTATCAATTCTTTGCCTGTCAAACTCCAATGCCTTTAAAGCTAATCTTTCCAATGTTGTAAGTAACTCTCCTCTAGACATTTCCAGTTCATGTGCAATTTCCTCTTCCCATTCCAGTTCCTTATCATGTAAAAATTTACCTAATTCTTTTCCTTTTTCAGTAATGTCTATTTTATAAGCTCTTTTATTTTCCTCAGTATATTCCCTGGTCAGAATCCCTTTTTCTTCAAGCTCACCAAATGCTCTTGAAACTCCAGACCTGTCCATCAAACAGGCTGTTGCAATATCTGACTGAGTTGAACTTTCATTATAAAAAACATGCATCAGCATATAGTACTGATTTTTATTAATCCCAAAATCTTTAAGATAATGATTAATAAAAATGTCATGAAAAGAATGCAGGCTTATTATATGGCAAATCATATGGGGGCTTATTTTAATAAGATCATCTGTTGTATACATTAAAAAACACCATTGAAATTTATAATAAACATAAACAAGTTAATTGAAATCAACCCATTAGTTATCAACAGATTTAATTTTTTGAGTCTGTAAAATTTTATAGGCTTATTTGTTTTTTAATTTTTTACAGTTGAACTTTCATTTTGATGAAATTTCATTCTAATTTTTCTTTAATTTTAATATAAATGATTTAAAAATAGTAAAATACTTTAATAAGTGAGGACAAATAATATTTTATGACCAAACAAAACAAATCTGCCCTCAATAGTAATATAGACTTCATACAACTTAAACTTTATGATTTTTTTGATGAAAAAATTGATCAAGAAAAAATTATTTCAAAAAGATTGAATAAAACACCTAATTTTGAAAATACTAATCATAAACTATTTTTAGATGAAAATAATACTTTTAAATATGATAATCCCATTTGTCCAGTTTGTGGAAGCCACAAAATAATCAAAAAAGGCACAATAAAGAAAAACAAACAAAATACTAATGGAAAAACAACAGAATTCAAAGAACAGCAATATCAATGCAAAAAATGTGGAAAAAAATTCGGAATATACAATAATCCATTAATTGGTGAAAATAAACAATTTTTACAAGAAATAATGGATAAAATTCCAGGAATAATGAAAATAGGGTACCAATCACTTCGTAAAATAAGTAAATACTTTGAAATATTCCTTGGAATCAGAATATCTCATCAAACAATCAAGAACTGGTCTGACAAAAATCACGAAGAAAGCATCAGCAATGAAAAATTTGAATATTCTGGCTATTATTTATATGATGAGCAATTTTTAAGACTTAATGGAACTAGACACTACAGATTAACTTTATTTGATGCAATACTCAATATTCCAGTCACAGAACGAATAGTACGTCGCAGAATACCAAAAAACACGAAAAAATTTATCTTAGAATCAACAGAAAATAAACCATTCATTTGCCTAACAACCGATTTATTCCCAATGTATCGTAATGTAGCAGATGAAATAGAAGTAAAACATCAATTGTGCATATTTCATCTGTTTCAAACAATAAACCATAAATTAAAAGTATATTGTAGAAGAAACAAGATTAATGGAAAACAAAGAGACCATATTTACGAAAATGCACAAGAATTAAAAAACTGTTTCAGACAAAACTCAAAAAAAGAAGCAATAGAACAATTTAAACAATATTTACAAAAATATACGGCCATACCAGTTGTTTTAAAAGATTTCATAAGAAAACATATCATAAATCACTTCCACAGATACGTAGAATATCTTGATGATGAAAATATAGAAAAAACATCAAATAAAGTCGAAAATTACTACAGACAAACCAATCCTGAAAAAATAAAGAAAATATACAAAACCAAAAATGGAATCCTGACATTTTTAGACTATCAAATGCAAAATTGGACTGAAAAACACATTAAAATCAAATAAGCCTATAAAATTTTACAGACTCAATTTTTTGAAAAATAATATATAAATGTTGTTATGCACAACAATAATTTTATGAATATAAAAAAAGTAATTAAAAAGAAGATTTACATTAATCTTCTAGTATCAGTAATTTCCACACTAGCTACATCAGCTAATTTTGCCATAGCTTCTTCAGTAGATTCTGTTCCACCTTCACCATCTTCAATAATGAAAATAAGGTTTAATGCAACTAAACCAAATGCAATTGGTTCTTCTTCAATTTTGTGGAATTCTGCTTCAGCAGGCATAGCTGCTTGAATAGCTGCTTTTAAAGCTTCCAAATCTACATCAGGACTTTCTGGCATGATTTTTAAAGTTGCTACAACTTCACCCATCAACATTCCTCCATTACTAAGTATTTATGGTCCTTCAAAACCACATTCACATTTATAAGCATGACCGAAAGTACGGCATTTTTCACATCTTGCTATTTTTGCTCCACAAACAGGACATTCAAATTCAACGAAAGGCCCGGTTAATGGAATTTCTTGTTTACATGAAATACATTCTACTTCTTTCATCTAATCACCTATTATTTGTGTGTAATCGAAATTATAATTATCTATATTATCATCAATAAGAGATAACACCCTTTCAGGGTACTTTCCATTTACAACAAAACAATCAGACCCGAATTTAAGTAAAAGAGAAGGCAACATTAAGTCTATTGATGTTTCATCAAAAGTCAGTAGTTTTTTTGCATCAATGACATTAATAAATTCCGAACCTTCTTCATTAGGTTCTCGGGTATATATACCATTTACATTTGTTACTATTAAAAGCTTTGCATTTAAGGAGTGTGCAACATATGCTGCAATTGAATCTGAAGTTACATCCCATGAGCATTCAAAGGGATCTTCATTTTTCAAAAATTCAGAAACAATAAAAATAGGAGTAAAACCATTATCTGAAATTTTTTCAGCTTCGTCAATTGTATATGCCAATTTTGTAGAGTTTACTTTATCATTAACCAATTTAGATAAAATATCCATACATTCAATTGCAGTATTGTGACTGGCTTCATCAGAAAAATGATAATATGAATCATATTCCCTTATCAAATTAGCAAACTCCCCACCACCTAAAATAATCAAAGAATTTGTATTTTCCAGTTTTTTAGCTAATGTTATTGCATCTTTTGGAAATAAACTTCCCCCAATTTTAACAACCTGTTTGATAATGATATCTCCAACCTAATTTACTATGTGTTTAATTAAAACTAGCTATCATTAAATTAAATAAAACTCATAAAAGTTTTAAATCCCCAGTTATCTTATCCATTATTTCATCTTCATCAGGCCCAATGCCCAAAACTGTTGTGGTTGATGTAGGTAACTGAGTCCTTCCAGCATCAACTACCAAATAATTAGAAACATTGTTTTTATCGGCTTCCTTTTTAAGGTCCAATAATTCTTCCAAAGAATCCACTTTACAAACTACCTTAGCATAACCGTCAGATTCCCATTTTTTAATTAATTTAGAATCTGTTCTTTTATATGAACCTATAGAACCATGACAACATTGAGCAGCAATTTTTCCCTTGCCCATTTTTAAATCTCTTCTTACAACCATCACTTGTTTCATACACACATTTTTCTATGTGTCCACTTAAATAATTTTAGCTCCAATAAAGTATAATACTTATAATGTTTATATAGATTATTACTATTTTAAGTGAAAAAAATTTACTTAAATAAGGAGATGAGCCTATGAATAAAAAAGTTATTGTAATACTAGTTGCCATCTGTATAATAGGTGCAATTACAATACCTGCATTTATTTCAGAAAATGACTCTTCAAAATCAAATACAAAAAGTGATTTTAAAATCAAGATTGAAAGTGGCGGAACATGGAGACTTGATCTTATAGTTGATGGGCATCATTCACTTATAGAAGGAAACGGTTCCAGAACAATCAACCTTGGAAACATAGATTCTGCAAGTATAACATTTAACCAATATAAAGGCGGACCTTCTACAATTTCATTATTAGATGGAGACAATACTGTCATAAATAGGGGAAGAGCTCCTAACGAAGGTTTTGCAACTGTGTACTTTTATCATAAAGCTTAAAATGGAAGTTTAAACTTCCATGTCTATTTTTTAAAAACTCAGTTTAAAACTTAAATACTTCCTAACCAAATCCTTTAAAAATGAAAAAAAACTAATATAAAAATACTATTAATTTTTATTTTTATTATTATAATTAAAGGAGATATAAATGAGTCGTATTTCTATATTAGACAAAGACAAATGTCAACCTAAGAAATGTAATTTCGTTTGTATTGATTACTGCCCAGGAGTCAGAATGGATGAAGACACAATCATCATTGATGAAGACACTAACAAACCATTGATTTCTGAAGAATTATGTGAAGGATGCGGTATTTGTACAAACAGATGTCCATTTGATGCTATTTCAATTATTAACTTACCTGAAGCTATAGGAGAACCAATTCACAGATTCGGACAAAACCAGTTTGAACTATTTGGACTTCCTAGTTTAACTGAAGGTAGTGTTTTAGGTTTGCTCGGTCCAAATGGAATCGGTAAATCAACAATAATGAACATACTGTCCGGAACTTTAATTCCAAACTTAGGAGATTATGAAAACCCTCAAGATAATTGGGACAAAGTAATTGAACATTATAAAGGTTCAGCTCTTCAAAACTACTTTACAAAATTAGCCGCTGGAGAAATAAAAGCTGTTTTAAAACCTCAAATGGTGGATCAGCTTCCAAAAGTTGTAAAAGGAAAAGTAAGTGATTTGCTTACAAATGTTGATGAAAGAGGAAAATTGGATTATGTCTGTGATGAATTAGACCTTCATAATGTTTTAGACCGTGAAATGAAAAACTTAAGTGGTGGGGAACTCCAAAGAGTAGCTATAGCTGCAACTGTCTTAAGAGAAGGAGACTTCTATTACTTTGACGAACCTACATCCTGGCTGGATGTTTCACAAAGGTTAAATGCAGTAAAAGTAATCCGTTCACTTGCTCAAGACGGCAAAAGTGTTTTAGTTATTGAACACGATTTGGCTACTTTAGATGCATTGTCCGACAATATCCATGTTTTATTTGGTGAACCTGGAGGATATGGTGTTGTATCAGGTAGAAAAGGTGTTAGAATTGGAATCAATGCATACATCAACGGATTTTTAGCTGAAGAAAATGTAAGGATAAGAAGAAATCCTATTGAATTTACAATCAGACCACCGACTCCTGAAGATGAAGGAGAATCACTGTCCAGCTATTCTGATTTAAGTAAGGATTATGACGGATTCAAATTAACTGCAGATGCTGGAGAAATATTCCACGACGAAATCGTAACTGCATTTGGTTCAAATGGTATAGGAAAAACCACTTTCGCCAAAATGCTGGCAGGAGTAGAAGAACCGACAAGCGGAGAAGTAGACACAGAAGTTACAATAGCTTACAAACCACAATATATAGTTTCTGATTTTGAAGGAACTGTTAGTGACTTCCTGTACATGAATGCTCCAAGTTTCGGAAGCAACATCTTTAAAAGCGAGATTATGGAACCTTTTAAATTAGAAGATATGCTTGAAAAAGAAGTTAAAAAGTTAAGTGGTGGGGAACTCCAAAGACTTGCAATAGCTGCAACACTTTCAAAAGATGCTGAAATTTATCTTTTCGATGAACCTACTGCATTTTTAGATGTGGAACAAAGATTAATAGCTGCAAGAGTTATTAGAAAAATGGTTGAAAGCAGAAATGCAGCATCACTTATTGTAGACCACGATATTGTATTTATCGATTATATCTCAGACAGGGCAATGGTATTTAACGGTACTCCCGGTTTAGAAGGTCATGCATCCAAACCGACAGATTTAAGAACTTCCATGAACGAATTTTTAGGAAATCTAAATATTACTTTCAGAAGAGATAAAGAAACAAAAAGACCAAGAGTTAATAAATTAGACAGCTATCTTGATCGTGAACAAAAAGAAAAAGGAGAATATTATTACTTATCAGATTAAATATTCTCTAATTCTTTTAAAATATAATCTTTTAAAGCCTTAACGGCCTTTTCACCATCATCATCTAACCTAACTGAATCATTAGGATTCAAATCATTTTCTTTGACAATTGATTCGGCATCTATGTTTTTTACTATATCAACATCTTTTTCTTTTAGAATAGTTGAAACACAATCGTCTGTACAGCCAGTTATAGACACTACTTTTGCATCTTCCAAAATAGGACTGCATTGATTTGGCTGTGCAGAATATTCAGTTATACATGCTGCAACAATATTTTCATTATCTAGAGCTAATTCCACAGTAGCAGCCCTTACTACTAAACCAAGGGGACTTAATCCGCTACATGACACTAATGCTATTTTATCATTCATATAATCAACCTCTCTTTTTAGCTACTCTTTTATCATATTTTTGCTTTATTTTAATATAACCTTTTTTATAAAATGGACAAACCAGCATACACTGGCTGCATCCTTCCCTATGGGCAGTGCAAACTTTTCTTAAAACCAGCTCATTTTCATCAAATGCATTTTCAGGACATTTCCTGATACATTTTCCACAGGTTTTACAAAATTCCCCAACCCAGCACATGTCATTTTCCTGTTTAAAAGGCAAGTTTTCAATTGATGTGTGAATCATGAAAAATCCTATATTTAAACCCTCTTTAAAAAGACACATATTGCTTCTTGTAATGACCGCATCATTTGACTGCATAGCTATTGCCCTTAAACTAATTTTATCATCTAATGGATTAAGCAGTTCTGCACTAAATTCGTTTTTTCTTAAAAAATCAGCAAAACCATACATTTTACGGCCAATTTCCTGAAATTCATCATCTATAAGCTTGCATTTTAGTTTTGATTGATCCATTTCCAAAATTTCAGGAGACATCAAATATTTAAAAATAATAACATTGTCAAAATCAATATTCCATTCTTTCCTAAAATCATCACTTAATTTAGAATAGCTAATGCCTGCACAATTATTTTCAGCAGCCAATTTTTCCAAATCTTTTAAAACAGAATTATCAATTTGAGTTTTGGGATTTGCAGGATTTGAAACTTTATAAAAATTAGGTAGCGGATGATGATATCTGAATCTGAAATCCTCATCCATAATTTCGAAACACATGATTATTTCCTTAATGCTTCAACAGCTTTAGGGAATTCTTCACAGAATACTTTTATTTGCTCCTCAGGAATAGAATAACTTATACGCAAATAATTATCCCCAAATAAATTACTGGTATATTCTCCTTCCCTTGTGAATATTTTTCTCTTAAGCAAGTAATTTGACATATCTTTAGGACTGATACCTGCACCAGATAAATCAATTGCCATCATATTAGCTTCAGACGGATAAACCGGTAAAAACACACCATCAATTTCATCAACAACCTCTTTAATTAATTTTTGATTATTGAATGTGATTGATTTTATTTTATCTTCCCATTCGCTTTTGGATTTTAAACCTGCAATTGCACCATACTGAGCAATTATATTAACTCCCAAATCATTGACAACTGCATTTTTTAAAACATCAATGATATCGGAAGTTGAAACCACTGCCCCAATCCTAACACCAGCCATTCCGAATATTTTTGAAAAACTGTAAATAGTCAGGGTTTGTTCAGGCGCATAATCTGCAGCCAGATAATGATTCCTTGCAAAATCTTTGTATGTTACATCATCTAAAAGATAAATGTCATTTTCAATAGCAATCTCAGCAAACTCTTTTATTTCTTCTTCAGTATAACCTGAACCTAATGGATTTAACGGATCGATTAAAACTACCATTTTAGTGTTTTCATCCATATTCTCACGAAGAAGTTCAGGAGTTAATTTATAGCCACATTCCTCATTATAAACCGGAACATACCTTACTTCACCTGCAAATCTGTTTGCAAAGTTTCCGATAATTAAATAACCCGGATCAGACATGACCACATTATCCTGAGGTCCCAATAATGCCTGCATACAAAGGTATAATGATTCAGTAGCTCCAGCAGTTAATAAAACATCTGAATTTTTAAAACCTAAATCGTCTAAAATTAATTGCTTAAGTTCTGAAAATCCTTCTGGAGGTGGATATTTACAGTATTCTTTAGCTTTAGCACAGCTAGCCATAGCATCAGCTATAATATCACCATGTAAATGATTTGTGTTTTGACCCATCCAAATCATATCTTTATCCATGAATACATCTTCAAAAAAATCGTTTGAAGATTCATATCCTTCAGGAGGAACTCTTACAACCTTTTCAAATTTCTTTTTAGGATGTTTTATGTTACCTTCCTCATAACTGCTTAAATTATTTTTCATAAAAATCACATAATACTAATAAAATTCCAAAGTAATTATTTATTTTAAGTTATTTATAAAATTAATGTTTAAATAATTCCCCTTTCCACTATTTTAAAAGTAGCCTGTTTACCTTCACCGATACTTCTATGTCTTTTTAGTGTAGCTACTCTTTTATTAAACTCATCATTTCGCTCTAACTGAATAATAGTTTTACTCCAGTACTGCAAAATAGTTCCTCCGACTGCTTTAACAACGTCCTTGTTATCATCATCAAAAGAACTGTAAATTTGATTGGTAAGTACAACTGCAACATCATAATTACGAGCTATTTTAGCTAAAATCCCCATCTGTTTACCTAATTCCTTATTAAGTCTTGAAGATTTCATATCATCAACACGATAAAGAGCAACAGCTGAATCCAAAACACATAAATCCACATCATCATGATGCTTTCTAATCCAGAGCTCAATAGTTTTAAGATTTTCATTTTGCTCTAAAAATGAAGTCGGTTCAAAAACTATAATATTATTAACTATTTTAGGAAAATCTTCCCCTGCTATTTGTTTAATTCTGTTGATTGAAATTCCCCCTTCAGTATCAACATAAACAACTTTTTTACCCTGTTTAGCTACATTAACTGCCAATACCAAAGAGATATTACTTTTACCAGAACCGGGCGGACCGAATATCTGAGTAACAGTTCCTTTTTCCACTCCCCCGTCCAATAAATTATCAATACCTGAATTAGTTGGGATTTTATGATTATCCTCAAAATTAGCCAAGACTTTCATAATATATTATTTAGTTATACAAAGTATATATTTTTAAGCTTACCTTTTAACAAAAATAGGTTCTTCAGCAGTCAAATCAATAATTGTTGATGGATTTTTAGATTTTAAAGGACCTACATCAATAACCAAATCAACTTCACATCCTAATTGTTTCAATATTTCTTCAGGAGTGTCCAATGTATTTTCACTTGATATATTGGCGCTGGTGGTAGTTATTGGAAAAAGTTTAGCTAAATTACATGCAATCTCACTTTCAGGAACACGGATACCCACATTAGCAGACCCGCTTGTCAGATGTCTCGGAACAATTTTTGACTTTTTTAAAATAAATGTATAAGGTCCAGGCAAATATTTGTCCATAAAATTAAGCTGGTTTACAGAAGCCCTTGAAACCAAAGGAATTGCATCTTTAGAAGAAACTAAAAGAGAAATCGGTTTTAAATAGCTTCTTTTCTTAATATTATAAACTCTTTTAACAGCTTTTCTATTGAAAATATTAGCTCCCAAACCGTAAACAGTATCGGTAGGATATAAAATAACTCCGCCATCAGCTAAAACTTTAACAGCCTCATCAATGACCTTTTTATCTACTTTATTTTGATTAGTTTTTAATATTTTCATTAAATTACCCGAATATTTTGTGAACAATTATATATGAGTAAAATCTTTATATATAAATTATGCTTGAAAGTCTACGTCCTTTTTTAACAAAAATATTAAATCCGCTGGCCAAACATTTAAATATAAATCCGAATATCGTAACAGTGATTTCTCCGTTTATTGCAGTTCTTGCTGCTTACGGATTTGCCAATCATTTACTGATTATTGGAACATTAGCTATTTTACTAAGCGGATTTTTAGATGTTGTAGATGGTGCAGTAGCCAGATATCACAACAAAACTTCAAAATTTGGAGCATTTCTGGACTCAACAATGGACAGATTTGCAGACGCCATAATCTACATAGGAATAATATTTGGAGGATACTGTGACTGGTTTATCGGTGTTCTGGCCATACATTCAGCAATTACAGTCAGTTATGTTAGAGCTAGAGCAGAGTCCCAGGGAGTTGAATGTAAAGTTGGAATAGCTGAAAGAGCTGTCCGTATGATAATATTAATGATCGGAGCAGTTATCGGATATTTAACAAGCCCAATTTACTTTACATACACCATAATAATTTTAGTAATATTATCCTACATTACAGTAGGGCAAAGAATATATCACGTATGGAGACAACTTAAATGAATGATTTAGAAAGTGCAGAAAAAATAAGTATTGACATTAAGAAATTGGAACGCAATCTGAAACAGGTTGAAGACATAAACTTTGAAGGTAAAGAAAAAGAAGTTTATGACAGAGCTGTTGATTATATGAACGATTCAAAATATTATCTTGAAAAGAAAAAAGATATGCGTACAGCATTTGGATGTATCGAATATAGTCATGGATTATTAGATGCTCTTAGAATGATTCATGGTTTAATTTAAACAAAAAATCAATTAAATTCCACCATTTAATAAAAAAACCGTCCCCATTTACCATCTGCAGCTTAAAAATAAAGTATTTGATTTACAATAATATAAAAAAAGTAAAAAAAAGCAGAGATTAATTAAAATCCCTTAAATTTATTCCATATCTTCGAATCTATCTTCGAGTTTTGCCATTACACCAGGTAATGAAGTATATTCCATTTCTTCAGCAGGTAATCTGTGAGGTTCAAATGGACCGTGTCTTCTGATGTAGGTAGCGATTCTTGCAGATTCTTCCCTAGTAGGATCAAATGCAGGGTCATCAAATAAGTCAACAGGACCTATTAATTTAGCATCAGATACTTGGAAACCTAAACCGATTACTCTAGGTGGTCCGTCAAATCTAATTGGGTTTGCATCTCTTTCAGATACAGGCATCATAGGACCGTTGTGGGAACCTCTCATCCATCCACTTACCATGTGAGGGAATGCAAATGGTTCTACACATTCACCATTAGCTGGGAAACCAGATTGTGCTCTTACAATAGCTGCAGGGTCATCTTTACCAACGTATTCTCCAGCCATTAAGTTTAATCTTTCAGTACTGATAGCTGCTGCGATTTCTCCGTTTTTCTTCCATACTCTTTTAATTACGTATCTTCCAGTAGAACCGATTAATGCGAGTAAATCGTACATTTCTTCAGGACAGTTTAAGATAACTTTTCTGTGTTCAATTACATCAAATACTTCAAATTTGAATCCATCATGTAAACTTGGGTCAATAACAAGACCTGCAGTGTTAAATGGATCTGCGAACATTTTAAAAATAGGTAAGTTAAATGCACCAGGTTCGGTTTTGTCACAGCAGTATACTAAAACAGGGTCACTTGGCCTTTCTTTGAATTCCATTTCAGCAACACCAGGACCCATACCTTTAATGTTTCCAGAAAAGGTGTCAGATAATAAATCTTGACCTGCACCGTATAATTTTAATTCACGTGCTCTTTCAGTAGCTTTCATGAAAGCATTGTAAGCAGTTTCGTGAACTTCTTCGTTTTCTTCCCCATTTCTATGAGTCATAATCAAGTCAATGTCGTCTCCACAACGGGAGATATAATAATCAGTTAAAATATTTGTCTCTAAAGCTTCTGCTAAAACTTCATCACAAATATCCATTAAATCTGGGTGTGCTACACAATGTCCAGACACACTTCCAATATCAGCTTTAATTACACTAACAGTTGTTTTCATTTAAACACCTCAAAATTGTATATTCTAAAGTTTAGTAGAAAATAAAAAGTTAAGCAACTAGCTTAAAAAATTATTTAATATACATTCATATTTTTGGATTGTATACTATTTAATAATTATGTTTTAAAATAAGTTAAAAAAAGAAAAAGATAAGAAGTTAAATTTTAACTTCTTAAGCTGAAATTGTTATTTTATTTGATGCCCAGCATTTGTCATATGTTGATGTTATGATGTAATCGCCAGGCATTAATCTGATGTTTAATCTAGCTACACCGTTTGCGTCGGTTGTTTTATGATAGAATACACCGTTTACATTAAATGTTATGTTTACACCTGTTACTGCTTTACCTTGACCGTCAA
This genomic stretch from Methanobrevibacter smithii ATCC 35061 harbors:
- a CDS encoding ribosome biogenesis/translation initiation ATPase RLI, which produces MSRISILDKDKCQPKKCNFVCIDYCPGVRMDEDTIIIDEDTNKPLISEELCEGCGICTNRCPFDAISIINLPEAIGEPIHRFGQNQFELFGLPSLTEGSVLGLLGPNGIGKSTIMNILSGTLIPNLGDYENPQDNWDKVIEHYKGSALQNYFTKLAAGEIKAVLKPQMVDQLPKVVKGKVSDLLTNVDERGKLDYVCDELDLHNVLDREMKNLSGGELQRVAIAATVLREGDFYYFDEPTSWLDVSQRLNAVKVIRSLAQDGKSVLVIEHDLATLDALSDNIHVLFGEPGGYGVVSGRKGVRIGINAYINGFLAEENVRIRRNPIEFTIRPPTPEDEGESLSSYSDLSKDYDGFKLTADAGEIFHDEIVTAFGSNGIGKTTFAKMLAGVEEPTSGEVDTEVTIAYKPQYIVSDFEGTVSDFLYMNAPSFGSNIFKSEIMEPFKLEDMLEKEVKKLSGGELQRLAIAATLSKDAEIYLFDEPTAFLDVEQRLIAARVIRKMVESRNAASLIVDHDIVFIDYISDRAMVFNGTPGLEGHASKPTDLRTSMNEFLGNLNITFRRDKETKRPRVNKLDSYLDREQKEKGEYYYLSD
- a CDS encoding putative zinc-binding protein, producing the protein MNDKIALVSCSGLSPLGLVVRAATVELALDNENIVAACITEYSAQPNQCSPILEDAKVVSITGCTDDCVSTILKEKDVDIVKNIDAESIVKENDLNPNDSVRLDDDGEKAVKALKDYILKELENI
- a CDS encoding DUF362 domain-containing protein, producing MCFEIMDEDFRFRYHHPLPNFYKVSNPANPKTQIDNSVLKDLEKLAAENNCAGISYSKLSDDFRKEWNIDFDNVIIFKYLMSPEILEMDQSKLKCKLIDDEFQEIGRKMYGFADFLRKNEFSAELLNPLDDKISLRAIAMQSNDAVITRSNMCLFKEGLNIGFFMIHTSIENLPFKQENDMCWVGEFCKTCGKCIRKCPENAFDENELVLRKVCTAHREGCSQCMLVCPFYKKGYIKIKQKYDKRVAKKRG
- a CDS encoding pyridoxal phosphate-dependent aminotransferase, giving the protein MKNNLSSYEEGNIKHPKKKFEKVVRVPPEGYESSNDFFEDVFMDKDMIWMGQNTNHLHGDIIADAMASCAKAKEYCKYPPPEGFSELKQLILDDLGFKNSDVLLTAGATESLYLCMQALLGPQDNVVMSDPGYLIIGNFANRFAGEVRYVPVYNEECGYKLTPELLRENMDENTKMVVLIDPLNPLGSGYTEEEIKEFAEIAIENDIYLLDDVTYKDFARNHYLAADYAPEQTLTIYSFSKIFGMAGVRIGAVVSTSDIIDVLKNAVVNDLGVNIIAQYGAIAGLKSKSEWEDKIKSITFNNQKLIKEVVDEIDGVFLPVYPSEANMMAIDLSGAGISPKDMSNYLLKRKIFTREGEYTSNLFGDNYLRISYSIPEEQIKVFCEEFPKAVEALRK
- the radB gene encoding DNA repair and recombination protein RadB is translated as MKVLANFEDNHKIPTNSGIDNLLDGGVEKGTVTQIFGPPGSGKSNISLVLAVNVAKQGKKVVYVDTEGGISINRIKQIAGEDFPKIVNNIIVFEPTSFLEQNENLKTIELWIRKHHDDVDLCVLDSAVALYRVDDMKSSRLNKELGKQMGILAKIARNYDVAVVLTNQIYSSFDDDNKDVVKAVGGTILQYWSKTIIQLERNDEFNKRVATLKRHRSIGEGKQATFKIVERGII
- a CDS encoding L-threonylcarbamoyladenylate synthase — protein: MKILKTNQNKVDKKVIDEAVKVLADGGVILYPTDTVYGLGANIFNRKAVKRVYNIKKRSYLKPISLLVSSKDAIPLVSRASVNQLNFMDKYLPGPYTFILKKSKIVPRHLTSGSANVGIRVPESEIACNLAKLFPITTTSANISSENTLDTPEEILKQLGCEVDLVIDVGPLKSKNPSTIIDLTAEEPIFVKR
- the pgsA gene encoding archaetidylinositol phosphate synthase; the encoded protein is MLESLRPFLTKILNPLAKHLNINPNIVTVISPFIAVLAAYGFANHLLIIGTLAILLSGFLDVVDGAVARYHNKTSKFGAFLDSTMDRFADAIIYIGIIFGGYCDWFIGVLAIHSAITVSYVRARAESQGVECKVGIAERAVRMIILMIGAVIGYLTSPIYFTYTIIILVILSYITVGQRIYHVWRQLK